In Gammaproteobacteria bacterium, the DNA window TTGCGCCACCGCCCCCTCAAGACGGCGTGTCTACCAATTCCACCACATCGGCGAATAAACGATCTTCAATGGCGGCCCAGCGCTGCTCCGAGCAGACGCCCAAAGGCCGCACACATTGTTCGTGACGCTACTCGTCCGGGAGGGCGGGCAGATCGGAACGCTCCGCGGGTGCTGTCTCTTCCGGGCCTACGAAACCGTCCGGTACGGGCGGCGGCTCCACGATCGTGGGTGCTTCGCCCGGTAGGATCCCCTCGTCCATTACACTCTTCTCTTCCATGACCTGACTCGTCAAGTAGGTCAAGAACAAGATGTTTGAAAAAAACACCAGCGCAAGAACGGCG includes these proteins:
- the secG gene encoding preprotein translocase subunit SecG, with product MFILTVLVVVNVVLACCLIGLILLQHGRGADAGAAFGSGASSTVFGARGSATFLTKTTAVLALVFFSNILFLTYLTSQVMEEKSVMDEGILPGEAPTIVEPPPVPDGFVGPEETAPAERSDLPALPDE